A stretch of Gossypium hirsutum isolate 1008001.06 chromosome A06, Gossypium_hirsutum_v2.1, whole genome shotgun sequence DNA encodes these proteins:
- the LOC107961993 gene encoding ankyrin repeat domain-containing protein 13C has product MSRSSSASATAPFPAIKPEDYKHSPVHYAVVLRDHTTLNRLVSTLLKLADPAQIHTECDSLSQERVADQISAVLDRRDVPFRETPLHLAVRLNDVVAARTLGIAGADVSLQNAAGWNPLQEALCRRSSDIALVLLKLHHRSAWCKWRRRLPRVIAVLRRMRDFYMEISFHFESSVIPFVGKIAPSDTYKIWKRDGNLRADTSLAGFDGLKIQRADQSFLFLGDGDHLHNIPCGSLLVLNREDRKIFDAFENAGAPMSESDIAGFCSQTSVYRPGMDVTRAELVGRTNWRRQEKTESVGEWKARVYEVHNVIFSFRSRKVAGSENDVAGSEQVLPLELDEDDDGFLVCENPNFAMPDRRRHSSFVREDREWISVGRKSVDVFPSSAAAMPPRRSTSFATAKTVVPPPQTKEKEYVRSLRPSVWLTEQFPLKTEELLPLLDILANKVKAVRRMRELLTTKFPPGTFPVKVAIPVVPTVRVVITFTKFVELQSTEQFFTPLSSPRYFSNGRGQTEDDQNSDKHNSSLPSTSWSSSTTAWLRRSNSQSVSANKQQQQQRSSSMAQQADPFAIPSGYTWTSVDDKSGKLKKSKSTRKSK; this is encoded by the exons atgtcgaGATCGTCTTCTGCGTCGGCGACGGCGCCGTTTCCAGCTATCAAACCGGAGGATTACAAGCATAGCCCTGTTCACTACGCTGTCGTTTTGCGTGATCATACTACTTTGAATCGACTGGTTTCCACGCTGCTAAAGCTGGCTGATCCTGCTCAGATCCACACCGAGTGCGACTCACTCAGTCAAGAGCGTGTAGCTGACCAAATTTCCGCCGTTCTCGACCGCCGAGATGTCCCTTTCCGTGAAACTCCTCTCCACCTCGCGGTCCGCCTTAACGACGTCGTTGCTGCTAGAACTCTCGGTATTGCTGGTGCTGACGTGTCGCTCCAGAACGCTGCGGGCTGGAATCCTCTCCAAGAAGCACTCTGTCGCCGAAGCTCCGACATTGCGTTGGTTCTCTTGAAACTCCACCACCGCTCCGCCTGGTGCAAGTGGCGCCGCCGTTTACCTCGCGTAATTGCCGTCCTCCGCCGAATGCGTGACTTCTACATGGAAATCTCCTTTCACTTCGAAAGCTCCGTAATTCCGTTCGTCGGAAAAATCGCTCCTTCCGATACCTACAAGATCTGGAAACGCGACGGTAACCTTCGAGCTGATACTTCATTAGCAGGCTTCGACGGCTTGAAAATCCAACGCGCCGATCAAAGCTTCCTCTTCCTCGGCGATGGCGACCACCTCCACAACATCCCTTGCGGCTCATTGCTAGTCCTCAACCGCGAAGATCGCAAAATCTTCGACGCATTCGAAAATGCCGGAGCTCCGATGAGCGAATCCGACATTGCGGGTTTTTGTTCCCAAACGAGTGTGTACCGACCCGGAATGGACGTAACCAGAGCGGAACTCGTCGGAAGAACTAACTGGAGGCGCCAAGAGAAAACAGAGAGCGTCGGTGAATGGAAAGCCAGAGTTTACGAAGTACATAACGTGATATTCAGCTTTAGGTCACGAAAAGTTGCGGGTTCCGAAAATGACGTCGCCGGAAGTGAACAAGTATTACCCTTAGAGCTCGACGAAGACGATGACGGTTTCTTAGTTTGCGAAAATCCCAATTTTGCAATGCCTGATAGAAGAAGACACAGTAGCTTCGTGAGAGAAGACAGAGAATGGATTTCGGTAGGGAGGAAGAGCGTTGACGTTTTCCCTTCTTCAGCCGCGGCGATGCCTCCTAGAAGATCGACGTCTTTCGCAACGGCGAAAACGGTGGTGCCGCCCCCACAAACAAAGGAGAAAGAGTACGTTCGAAGTTTACGGCCGTCAGTTTGGTTAACGGAACAATTCCCATTAAAGACCGAAGAATTGCTACCTTTACTTGATATTTTGGCTAACAAAGTGAAAGCTGTTCGAAGAATGCGGGAGCTGTTAACCACCAAATTTCCGCCGGGGACATTTCCGGTTAAG GTTGCGATCCCGGTAGTCCCGACGGTGAGGGTGGTGATAACGTTCACGAAATTCGTCGAGCTCCAATCGACCGAGCAATTCTTCACTCCACTCTCAAGCCCTAGATATTTTTCCAATGGAAGAGGCCAAACAGAGGATGATCAAAATTCGGATAAACATAATTCGTCATTACCGTCGACATCGTGGTCATCGTCCACCACGGCATGGCTGAGGCGAAGCAATAGTCAATCGGTGTCGGCTAACAAGCAACAACAGCAACAACGGAGTTCCTCAATGGCGCAACAAGCTGATCCTTTTGCCATTCCTAGTGGATATACATGGACCAGTGTCGACGACAAGTCCGGCAAATTGAAGAAATCAAAGTCCACAAGGAAATCAaagtga